The Thermincola ferriacetica genome has a segment encoding these proteins:
- a CDS encoding acyl-CoA dehydratase activase — MIYAGIDVGSVAAKAVILSNGKILSRVIQPTGWSPGEAGKAVFEAALAEAKITRQDVTRIVGTGYGRVALDFLDRAVTEITCHALGANYFFPANNLVIDIGGQDSKAILINKDGKVLNFIMNDKCAAGTGRFIQVIAMTLGLELDRLKELPPAKPATINSMCTVFAESEVVSLLTQNVPKERIVSGLYRSIARRTAAMAASLGSVRGVTFTGGVARIPGMQEALSDALGCPVNVPDNPQIIGALGAAILAKND, encoded by the coding sequence ATGATTTATGCAGGTATAGATGTCGGCTCAGTGGCAGCTAAAGCTGTCATCCTGAGTAACGGTAAAATCTTATCGAGGGTCATCCAACCTACGGGCTGGAGCCCCGGGGAAGCAGGGAAAGCCGTCTTCGAAGCAGCTTTGGCGGAAGCGAAAATTACCCGGCAGGACGTGACCCGCATTGTAGGGACAGGTTACGGCCGGGTGGCCCTGGATTTTTTAGACAGGGCAGTAACGGAGATTACGTGTCATGCCTTGGGCGCCAACTATTTTTTCCCCGCCAACAACCTGGTTATCGATATCGGCGGCCAGGACAGTAAGGCCATTCTTATTAACAAAGACGGGAAAGTATTAAACTTCATCATGAATGACAAGTGCGCGGCAGGTACCGGTCGCTTCATTCAGGTTATTGCTATGACCCTGGGCCTTGAGTTAGACCGGCTTAAAGAACTGCCGCCAGCGAAACCGGCAACTATTAACAGCATGTGTACCGTTTTCGCGGAATCTGAAGTGGTCAGCCTTCTAACCCAGAACGTTCCCAAGGAACGTATTGTTTCAGGGCTATACCGTTCAATAGCCAGGCGAACGGCTGCGATGGCCGCTTCTCTTGGCTCCGTCCGGGGAGTTACCTTTACCGGAGGTGTAGCCCGCATTCCGGGCATGCAGGAAGCTCTTTCCGATGCCCTGGGCTGTCCGGTTAATGTACCTGATAATCCGCAGATAATCGGAGCTCTGGGGGCAGCAATTCTGGCGAAGAATGATTAA